The nucleotide sequence TTAAAGACTGAACTATTTCGTGCCCGCAATTTTCAAGTTTCAAATCGATAGTAGCGGCTCCACCCGCTTTTTTTACAATTTCATTGATTTGCGTTTCAATGTGAAATTCTTGCAACTCGATTTCATCGTTCATGATGTTGGTGTAGTTCATAATACCATTGAAAGAAGTATCCATATATCCCACACGATTGTCTATGGTATCGAGCCACCCAACAATTTCGGTATTCTTAAATAAGTGCAGATAATCTTCCTTTATAAACCCGACCAAAGCGCTTATATCTAAGAGGGGGGTCTTTAAATCATGGGCCAAACGATAGGTAAAATGCTTGAGTTGGGCATTCTTTATACTTAGTTCATCATTTATTTTTTTTTGAAGGATGTTTTGACGCCGAAGTTCCAATTGGGCCATTACCTGATTGGCCAATGCCTTTAAGGAAGCCTTTTGTCGATCGGTGAAGTTGTCTCTAGCCTTGGTATCAATAACGCATAAGGTGCCTATGGAATGCCCCTCCTTCGTTGTCAAAGGTGCCCCGGCATAGAACTGAACCCCTGGCCCGCCCGTAACTAAAGGATTATCGTGAAAACGCTCATCTTGGCTCGCATCTTCAACAACGAACAAATCTTCCGGCGCATTAATAGCATGGGCACAAAAAGCCAGGTCACGCGGCGTTTCCGTAGCATCGATACCGTAATGCGATTTAAACCACTGCCGATTCGAATCTACCAAGGAGACCAAGGCCATAGGCGTATTACAGATATCCGCGGCAATATGGGTTATGGCATCGTATTCTTCCTCTTCCAAGGTATTCAGGATATGAAAACTTTCCAAGGCCTTGAGCCTGTACTCTTCGTTAAGTGGAATTTCCGGTTTAATCATTCACCAAGGTTTAGATTCATTTAATGTACAACAAAAAAGTATAGGTAAAAACTTTCTTTTAAGATTGCAAATCCCTGAATGTCAAACCCCAAAACAATCACAATTCCATAGTTTGCAAATTACATTATCTAAGCATCTTTTTATATTTGAAAAAATAGAATCTAAAACATGGAAAGGCCGAAATATCCATCATCTATAAGCGAATCACGTAGCTGGGCCGGGTCTTCATAATACTTCAAAAAAACCGCCAAAAACAATTGGCGGTTCCCTTTTATACTTCGCTGGCGGACGATTCAAACCCGATCATCTTAACCCGTCTAATATGCCTTTTCCTCTCCACGGATGGCATTTACTACCGTAAAATAAATTATACTCAAATCAAGCCCGAGAGACCAGCTCTCGGTATAAAAAATATCGAACCGAATGCGGTTGACAATATCGGCCTTTTTCATAATCTCGCCCCGATAGCCCTTTATTTGTGCCAAGCCCGTAATGCCCGGTTTTACAAAATGCCGAACTAGGTACTTATCAATAGAAGTCTCGTACATTTCCGTGTGCGACTCCATATGCGGCCTTGGGCCAACCACACTCATATTGCCCAGAAAAACGTTGATAAACTGAGGTAACTCATCAATACTGGTCTTACGTAATATTCTACCGATACGGGTAACCCGCATATCGTTTTTAGTGGCCATAAGGGTATCTGACTCTGCATTCTGTGTCATAGACCTAAATTTGTAACACCAAAAAGGCTTTCTATTGACCCCATGTCTTTTTTGCTTGAAGAACAAGGGACCCTTTGACTCTAATTTCATCAACACAAAGAGGATAGGCGTAAGCCATGACAATACCGTAAGAATCACAAAGGAAGAAAACAACAAATCAAAAGTTCTTTTTATGATCGGAGCATATTCAAGCTCTAAGGGCGATTTTCGCATTGCGAGAACCGGTATATTGTCATAGAGTTCAATGGACATAGAACGTGTAAAAATCTCCTTGTTATCGGGAATAATCATCAATTTCTTCAAATTGTTATCGGCGAAAGTAATCAAGTACTCCAGCTCCTTTTTCGAAAGGTTCGATGTAACGCAATAGATATAGTCAACATCATTTTCAAGCACGTATTTAAAACAATCGTTCATCTTTCCCAAATACGTGGGACTCACAGAAGGGCGGTCGTCAAAAAAACCCTTGTACCGATACCCCAATTCCGGTTGATCGAACACCTTCCTGATTTTCTTAAGGTTTTTATCCCGGCCTACCACAACTACGTTTGTAAAGTTTCCGCCGTACAATCTATATTTGGTCCTAACCCAATAGAAGAAAGACCTATAAACGGTTATGAACAAACAAACGACCAAATAGACCGTAGCACGGTATTCAAAAGCATAAACTCCATTAGATTTAAAGCCGTAAAGCGCAAAATAGGCGAGCCCGAAAATACCTAGCAACCTAAAATATTTGCCCAGATTGGTCTCAAACCTTTCCCTTCTTTCCGTAGGGTAGTAATTAAGACTGAAGGCTGCAATGAGCCAAGCCAAATTATAATAGAGCGCATTGGTTCCTTCTAAATATGTAAGGGGGGTCATGAAGTAAAGTACCCCATTAACAATGCATAAATGTATTAAAACTGAAAACGGAATGATTAACAAAGACTTTTTCATACGCATCATCTCTTTAAGTTATTAGGACCAAAAAGTATCAACTATTGAACTGTTATTACCGGAATCTAAAATATGGGGATATGACATTGCCCCTCAAAATAGACTCCTATGTATTCAATAGGTTGAAGCCAAATGAAAGTGAAAAAACATTGGGGAAGGCAAGCCAAGGAACCTAAAAAATGGGGGCCTTGATTTACTACGTTTCTTCAATTTGCAACAAAAGTAGGTATGCTTATAAAGCTTAAAGTAAATACATCTTTCACCGAGAAAATAGCATATCGATAAATTATTTTCACAGATATGATGAAATCGATATACATTTATCAATACTTCGCTTAAAAACAAGATGATAATTCAATTTAAAAAAGTATAATCTTGAATCAATCAGAAAAACCCCCTTGAAATCAAGAATATTTGAATTAACATTTTATTAAGAAATATTAAAGGGTTCCCTGAGTTGTTAGAAGTCGTCAATTATAAAGGTATGAATGGCTTAGGCTTTGTTTTTCCTTAACTCCTTCCACTGTAAAAGGATATAAGTCAACCCTCCCAGCAGAAAGGAATCAATAAAATAAGCATGGGTCAATTGAAAAATGTCCAAATAGGTAAACACGGTTATTCCCGAGCTAATAACCCAACTGATCAAGGCCTTTGGCTCCCATTCTGCAATTTCGCTCAACTCGTAGTGTTGTTTTTTAACCCAATAAAAATGGATGATATAGATTGAGGAAATAGCAGGCGCCAAAACGCCTAGAAAACTAAGAAAATCGAACAGATAATTCGAAAAACCGAGTAGGGCAAAGATAATACCAAGAACGCTTGATGTTAAGGTCATTTTTTGAAAGGACCAACCCGTTTTTACCGTAGAAAAAGTGAGCGCTGTAGAATAGAGGTTACAGGCGTTGCCTACCCATGTAGAAACCAATAACAAAGCGAATGCCGGCAATACCAGTCCGAATTCCTGCATAACTTTTATAATATCCACTTCGCCTGTTTGTATCGAAGGAATAGCACTTAAAATCAAGGCTATGGGGAAACCGATCGTTATACCCAGTACGGCGACCATACTCTGCTTGTCATTGTATATAAAACGGGAAAAATCTGCCATTAACACAGGAAAAAGAATAGAGGAACCAACCAGTATGGAAGTAGCTTCAAACAGGGTCATACTCGGATTTTCCGGTACAAAATCCAAGACCTCCTGAAAAGACATGCCTTGATCGAAGGAAACATAAATAACATAAATTAAAAACAATGTAAGTACCGGTACAGCCATATTTGCCAATCGTTCCAAACTTCGTATACCTCGAAAAGTGGTTGCGGTGATTAACACCCCCATTACCAAGATTATAATCCACTGTGGCAATACTACAGAAAACGTAGCGAATGCAGTGTCTGCGACCGCTATAGCCAATAATTCCAAGGCTACGGAAAACCAGCCCAAAAGAGTGATACCAAAAATGGTGTTCATAATCTTGGCCCCTTGCCTACCAAAGCTAAAATGAAGTATCATATAAGTAGAAAGACGAGAACGGTTACCGATTCTAGTTGTAGCCAGACACATTAGCGTTAATACGGCTGTACTTATACCAAAAGCCCATAAAGCACCTTTAAACCCTATGCCCAACGCAACTTCAGACCCCAAATAAAGAATAGGGAGCGTTAACCCTGTGCCGGCAATAAGCAATGCAATAAGCCAACCAGAAGTAAAATCTTTAGATTGTACTTTGGTGTTTGTATATTGATTATTCTCGGCCATAATGCATGGATCAATCCAATTCTTTAAGTAATTTGACCAAGAGTTTCCAGAATTTCTGGGTAGAACTTATTTGTAACCGTTCTTCCGGCGAATGCGCGCCCAAGATATTCGGGCCAAAAGAAATCATTTGCATATTAGGGAAGGTGCCCGATAATATTCCACACTCTAAACCGGCATGTATCGATTTAATAGCGGGCAACTCTCCATTCAGTTCCTTGTAACAACGTGTGGCCAATGCCAACAATTCGCTATTTGGCTTAGGCTCCCAACCTGGATAAGGACCGTTTTCAGAGACTTTGGCAAAAGGACAACAACCTTTTATCTTATTTACAAGTTCGTCGCGCTCCCCATCTACAGAACTACGTGTATGACAGCCTATATGGTAACTGCCCTGACCCACATTCAAAATAGCGATATTGTTCGACGTCTGTACCAAACCTTCTATTCCTTCGGTCATGGCATACACCCCATTGGGCATGGTCAATATCGCCTCGATCAGTCTCTTTTGGGTCTTAATATCCAAAACACCCATAGTGTTTTCAGACCTAAAAACTTCAATGCCCAAATCGGGATCGGTCTTTTGGTATTTTCGTCTAAGTTCCTGCTCAATATCTTTCAATGCTTGGGCAAATAGTTCATATTTGTCTTCCCTGATCGCAATGATTGCCGAACCGTTCCTTGGTATTACGTTCGTCAAGGTTCCAATGTCTACACTATGCAACCTACAGTCGGTTTGTGAAATCAAATACTCCAAACATTCGGTCAGTACCAAAATGCCATTGGCTCTGTTCAGGTGAATATCCACTCCCGAATGACCCCCGGTCAAACCGCCTACCTTGATTTCCTTAAGGCAATATTCTTTGGCGTCAAGAAGCTTTATATCATACGATCCATCAACAGCGACATCTACCCCACCGGCACAACCAATGGTAATTTCATCGTCTTCTTCCGAATCTAAGTTCAACAAAACGGAACCTTGCAATTGTTCCTTGGTCAATGCCATGGCGCCCGTCATTCCCATTTCTTCATCAATCGTAAACAAGGCCTCTATTGGCGGGTGCTCTATATCATTGGACGTTAATACCGCCATAATGGCCGCCACACCAATCCCGTTGTCCGCTCCCAATGTGGTTTCTTTTGCCTTTACCCAATCTCCATCAACGAACATTTCTATGCCTTGGCTTGCAAAATCAAAATTTGAGGTCGCCTCCTTTTGATGTACCATATCTAAATGCCCCTGTAAAACAACGGTTCTAGCATCTAGCTTTCGCTTAGTGGCCGGTTTCTTGATGATAACGTTCCCAATTGCATCAACAGAAGTTTCTAAGTTTAACGACTTCCCAAAAGCAACCATAAACCCTGTAATCTCTTGTTCTTTTGTAGAAGCCCGCGGTATAGTATTAATGGCTTCAAAATGATGCCAAATAGCATTTGGTTCTAATTTGGTTATTTGCATTATTTCCAGATTTTTTTTAAGATAAAATATAAGATGAAGGCCACTAAAAAGGAATCAAAAAAAGAAATAGCTGTTAGCGTAATATGATCATAAGAACCTAGAAAAGCTACTACACAGGCCACCAACCAACTAACAATTGCCGGTATACCAAATGCTGGTAATTTATCAAAATCTTTTAGATCATAATCTTGATTTCTAATGAAGAAGAAATCAGCTATAAAAATTGCAGAAATAGGAGGAATTAGAATACTTAATACGTTTAATAGGGATATAAAATGAGTAGCAATACCAATTACAGCTACTAAAGTTGCAACGCAACTACCAATAAGTCCTAAAACAGCATACTTCTGCTTCTTAAAAACAGTAGATAGGGTAAGTTGAGTGGAATATAGATTAGAGGTGTTTGTGGTCCATGTAGAAAAAATTAAAATCACAAATGCAGGTACCGTTAAACTTAGTCCTATCATTATTTTCATAATATCAATCTCACCGGTTGCCAAACTAGGAATTGCCCCTGCCAACAAAATCAAAGGAAAACCAAATGCTAATGCCAAAACAGATATTAAACTATCTTTATCAGTACGGGCAAAGCGAGTAAAATCAGGCATCAAAACCGGTGTTAAAATGGTCATACCTACAATAGCAGAAATGGCCTGTATAATGGTCATGTTTCCATTACCCTCAATAGCCAACAGACTCCCAATACTATTCTCATTTGTACATACGTAAAGTACATACACCAGAAAAACAATCATTAAAGGTACTGCAATTGCCGAAAAACGTTCTACAACCGTAAAGCCATAAATAGAAGTTAGTGTCATTAAAATACTTCCTGAAATAATACTAACATATAATGGTACATCAATATCCAAAAGGTGTTTAAAAGCATCGGTAAGTGCTTCCCCAAATATTTCAACCGTTACTGCATACCATCCTAAAAGGGTTATTCCTATTAAAAAATTTATGAGCAAGGTTCCTTTTTTTCCGAAGGAAAAATGCAAAAGCATATAGGTTGACAATCTTGTTCTATTGCCTATAATAGCCGTAATGCCGCAAAGCACACTTAAGACAAGGTTTACCCCTAGAAAAACCCAAAAGGCTTTTGAGAGCCCGATGGATTGTGCTACTTCTGCCCCTAAAAAAAAAGTGGGCAAGGTTACACCTATACCCACAATTATAGAAGCTATATGAATACCATGGACCGTTTTATCTTGAGGTACTTTTGTTTTTGAATAATCATCAACACCTTCTTCTGCTGCATTTGACATTACGAGTTGTTTAGTAATTTTTCCGCTAATGGCTTTAATTCAGGATGGCAAACGACACCGTCATCCACAATTTGGATATCATCTAAAAAGATACTTACTTTTGCGACCACACCATCAAAATGAGATTTAGCCGGCTGGCCAAGAGGTGGCATATCCATCGGACTCGTATGACCGAAGCCAAAATCTACGCCGCCCCAAATACGTTCATCTTCTACAATTTCCCCACATAATTTTCTAATATTTGGACCAAAGCCAAACATATTATGAGAAATCTTATACATATTTGGATCATTGAAAGAAGCTAAATAGGTCTTGTATTTTTCAGCTTCAGACCCACCTTTTACATCAGCAATCCTTCCGTCTTTCATTATAAATTCTAAATGATTGTCTGTGTTATACACATCTGCATGCTGTATCATATCAAAAACAATGTTACCATTCATGGTATTTGTTTTAGGCACAATGTTAACATAACCCGGTGCCGTGCCAAAAATGGGTTTTGAATAGTCTCCACTATCTATGTCAAATGAATAATTAGAATCCGTTTCATAAGTAAGTTTTGTGCCATTGGCACTGGTTATGGTAATGACTTTTGCTTTCATAGTCATTACTTTAATTTTATTCAAAAACTCTTCTAAAATATCAATCTCAAAACCTACAAACGTACGTATTAAAGAAGGAATAGAACTTTCGCCAATAATTAAATATCTCAATTTCTTGTTGTTCTCAAATGCTTTTTCCCAAATGGTTGAATAGAGAAAGACTTTAGAATTTAATTCAATCCAAACATCAACATGGCTCAAAGCAGCTATTAAGACTTCTGATGGCCAATCTTTCATACCGGCTTCTCCGTCTTGTTCCGCTTTTGGGGTCCATAAAATTAATGATTTACCTCCTGCAGCTTTCGTCTCTGCCGCCAAAGCATCGGCTAAATCTCTATTTGAACCATTATCTCCCGTTATAGCAACGGTTTCACCGGGTTGCACTTTAAACATCTCCACTATCATTATCTGAGAGAGTTTTGCTGTTTCTGAATTATATGTGTTACTCATAGTTTTATTTTGTTTATTACCTATCAATCTCTTTTTAAAAGCTAAACGTAAATGTAGTTCCAACTGTAGCAGGTGTTCCTAACCAACCAAATCCAGATTCAGAATATTCTAAATAATACTTTTTATCTAAAATATTACGTGCCCATAAAGACAACTTAATTTTGTTGATTGATACTGTTGCTTGCGCATCCAACAGTTGATACGCGTCTGATGTGTAATCTGCCGAATTGGAATCTTCCCAATATATTTTTCCGGTTCCGTTGTAGTTCACGCTAAGATCTAGCGTAGTTTTCTCATTGAACGGAATGTTTGACGCCAAACCTAAATTGAAGTTGTTTTGAGGAACCAAGGAGGTGTTTTTATCATTAAACTGATTTAGGTCTCTTTCGGTTCCGCTTTCGCCTCCGGTAAATCCGCCTTCAGTTATTTTAGATTTCACGAATCCGTAATTGAACAAAATATCTAAATATTTCGACACTCTGGTTTTGGTGTCAAATTCAAACCCAACAATAGTACTCTTATCATAATTAAAATTACCGGGTGTAAAATCATCACCAGTAATAGCAAACTGTTGTCTGTTGGTAAAGTCAGAAAAGAATACTGAGCCATTCAAGATAAAACGATTGTTCCAAGAAGACGTTTTAAAACCAACCTCATAATTATCGGAAAATTCTCCTTTAAAATCCCTATTGAATAGTGGGGTTACTTTTGGGTTAAACCCTCCCGCACGATATCCACGCCCATAATTTGCATAAAGCAATACGTTTTCTGTAGATTGATAAGACAGGGAGACTTTAGGTTGAAGTACATTCTCTTTTTTCTCATTGGTTTGGCCGTTTAACAAATCATCCAAATCAAATCTATCGCTATCAAAACGCAGACCTGCCGAAGCAGTTAATTTATCTGTTAACTTATAATCAAAGAAACCAAAAACTGCCAAGGTCTTAAAAGTGGCAACATAATCTGTAACGGCCCATTCATCGCTTAAAAAATAATCACTTTGAAAAAATGGACGCTCTATATTTTGATAAAAACCCCCTAAGCTCCAGTCAAATTTTGTGTCTGTTTTTCTATTTGTTAACCGCAGCTCTTGGTTAAAAGATTTGGTATCATTGGTTTCGCCTTGATCGAGCCAAAAAACTTCGATAAAATCTAAATCACCAACTGTTTTTCTTTTCACGTTATTATAAGATGTAATACTTTGTAGTTTTACATTGTCTAAACTGTATTCCAAATTAACATTGGTATAGAAATTCTGCATTTCAGAATCTCCAAAAGTATCTTGCGAAATAACGTTATCCCCTTTTTCTGGATTTGGGTTCAAATAATCTAAACCAACAGCAAAGAAATCATTGTCTGCAGAACTAGGATTTGTTGAATAATATGTAGCTCCACCTTTAGAATCAATGTATTGAGCCGTAACACTTGCTTTAAATTGTGATGAAAGTTTAAACATCATTTGCCCTCTAAGGGTAAACTCTTTTCTGAAATCTACTTTTTTATCTAAAAACTCGTTAGTTAACAGGCCGTCAAAATTTTTGTATTGAGTTGAAAGACGGTAAAAAATCTTATCCTTTTTAACGGCTCCCGATGATACCAAACCTCCAGTTATTGCATTACCGTTACCATAACCCAAGGTTACTTTATTCTGCATGGTATTGGTAGGTTCCTTAGAGTAAATATTAATGGCACCTCCAATAGCGTTCTTTCCATAAAGAGCCCCTTGTGGTCCTTTTACAACTTCTATCAAAGCCAAATCAAACAATTCTTGATTTAACAGACTAGGATCTGCTATTGTAACCCCATCTATTACAAATGCAACAGGAGCATCAGAATTTCGAATTTGAGGTATCCCTCTAATTACTAAAGAATTTACCCCGATAGCCTGACTTTCGCTCAACTTAAGGTTAGGCACTAAATTGGCAAAGTTGGCTACATTATTTATACCCGCTTTTTCAATCCCGTCAGAATTAAAGGCTGTGACGGATTCTGGAGTTGTCTGAATTGAAGCTGTACGCTTTCTAGATTTACCCATTACACCGGCAAAGCCCTGTACCACAACATTGTCTAATTGTTGTGCATCTTCTTCCATAACAATGTTTATGCTAGCGTTCTCTCCTATCGTTACTTCTTGTTTTTTAAAGCCGATATACGAAATCTCCAATACGGCACCTATAGCGGATGTAATCTCAAAATTTCCATTAAAATCTGTGGTTACCCCGTTTGTTGTTCCTTTTTCAACAATGTTTACCCCCGGCAAAGGCTCTCCGTTAAAATTTACGGTGCCGCTTACCGTCTTTTCTTGTGCCAAAATTACGATTGGCATCAACATTAAAATAAATAGTAGTTTTTTCATAAGTGACTGGCTTAGATATGCTTTGAATTAGTTTGATAAAAGTAGTTCGCACATATTCTTATCAATTATTTACGATTACTAAAAGTTTATTTAATAATTTTAAAACATAAATCGGAATTCATGAAAAAACAGGAATTTTTTAGTCTGCCCTTCACCGCTGCGTATTTTGAAATTTTGATAGCGCAATTAAAAGAAACCTTTAAAAAAAAGCATGGTATAAAAGAGATACCGAAATCCATGCAATTCTATGGGTATGGAAATTATGATCCTGAGAAGCCAAACCTTAAAGAAGACTTAGAACATATTGGAAGCGATTTTATCAATGGAAAGTATCTTTATGACAAAGTTAGGGACTTTAGAAAGGGAAAACCGATCATAAAAATCAACCAATATTACAAATCCGTTCTACTTTTATACTTAGGTTATGATTCCGTTGATAGTTTTCTTGATGAAAACCGGCTAGAAGAATCAAAGGAAAAAAAACAGCTTGCCCTATTGTATGATGAACAGGCAAACAAAACTTTTTATTACATAAACTATTACTATGGGGAGGATGATGTTATCCTAAAAGGAGAAACCATTATATCCAACAACTGGAAAAAGATAAAGCATACCTATGTATACCCTCAAGAAGATGGAACGAATAAAGAGCATTACAATTTTGGAAATATAGTCCGGAGAGAAGACACCTTACACATTAATTCCAAAACCTTGTTAGACGGCAAATTGGTGGAGGGAGCCAGTGAAATCTATTACATAGGGCATACCGACCCCTCTAACGTAAGGTATTTAATAGGCACCTACTGTACTTTTGACATCTACACAAATACCGTGGCAGGCCAATCGATTCTTGAACGATGTGATTCTAAGGAAGACATGGAGGAGCGGTCGAAAAACCCGACCATCCCCCCTTACATTGCCATGGAAGTCAGGAGCAAAAGAATTGTAAACAAAAGCATAGTACCCAAGCACTTTCTTGAAATTTCCGAAGCTAGCCCATATGCATCAATTTACGAAAGCCTTGCGGGCTCCTATATGTTGACTTTCTATTTTCCCAACGGATTTGAAGAAAAACTCTATTTTAAAATTTTGCCTACCAACTATAGAATGATTGTTCAAACAGAGAATGTCTATTTTGAAAAAGATAATCTGGATTTACTCAATAAAGGTTCCGTAGTACATTTTAGTTTTAATTTTGCAGGTATTATAGCCTTTGACCATGTAGATATTTACTTTAAAACCTACTTCTTAAAAGACGACAGCGAAAGACATGATGGTGTTTTTAGCGGGATTGATAATGAAAATAGATTGGTCAACGGTTCCGTATCTATCGATTTCACCAAATCAGAACACTAACCCCCTTCCCCAAAAAAAGAGTACGTTTTACCCCCTTCCCTTCACAATTAAATAATTACTCGATAAGCTTTTCTTAACGCCCAAAAAATTACAAATAGTGAAATTATATTGAATTTTGCATTTCAATATTTACTATTTGTAAACTTTTGATAACTTTCAAGATACAATACAAAGACATACGATTTCTTGCCTATGGTACCTTTGCTTCCTTTGGCACCTACTTCTGTATGTACGCATTTCGCAAACCGTTTACCGTTGCCACTTACGAGCAACTTTCTTTTATGGGTATCGATTATAAAATCATTTTGATAATCACCCAGGTCTTAGGGTATATGCTTTCCAAATTCATTGGTATTAAGCTTATTTCCGAGCTTCGGGCGACCAAGAGACTGCCCTACCTTCTTCTCATGATATCCCTTGCCGAATTGAGTTTGGTTCTTTTCGGGCTGGCCCCTCCTCCTTATAACATTGTATTTATGTTTTTTAACGGTCTCTCATTAGGAATGATTTGGGGTATTGTTTTTTCATATCTGGAAGGAAGAAAATTTACAGAAATTTTGGGAGTTACCCTCTGCTCGAGTTTCATTGTTTCCAGTGGGGCCGTAAAATCATCGGGACTCTTATTGATGCGGGCCACGGGTGCTTCCGAAATTTGGATGCCGGCTTTGACCGGTGCCGTCTTTCTCATTCCCTTTTTAATCTTTGCCATAATGCTCGACCGTATTCCAAAACCTACGGAAGAAGATAAAATCTTGCGAAAAGAACGCAAGCCCATGAGTCGGGCCGACCGCAAAAAGGTGTTGTCGAACTTCTTCTTTCCTATCCTGATTCTTGTCCTTTTCTATATCAGCCTTACGGCCATACGCGATTTTCGCGATAATTTTTCACGAGAAATATGGGACGCCGTCGGCTTTGAAGACAATGCCTCTATCTATACGCTTTCGGAGCTTCCGGTAGCAGTAATCGTACTATTGTCCATCGGACTCTTTGCTTTTGTAAAGAACAACTACCGCGCCTTTGTCACCTATCACTACCTACTAATTTTCGGCGCCTTATTAATTGGCATCAGTACATTTCTATTTCAAAACCAGGCCATAGGCCCTGTACTTTGGATGATTCTAATTGGCTTGGGACTGTACATCTGCTACGTCCCCTTCAATTGTATATTTTTTGACAGGATGATAGCCACGTTTAAGATCGAAGGTAATGCAGGATACCTCATCTATATAGCCGATGCCTTCGGATACCTAGGAAGCATGGCCGTTTTACTCTACAAGAATTTCGGCCAAGGTTCCGTCTCGTGGCTACAGTTCTTTAGCTATGGAACCTATGCCATAGCCTTTATCGGCCTTGTCGCGGCCACTTGCTCATTACTCTACTTCAAAAAAAAATACAGACAGGAACAACAGACATTAAACAATGAACTACAGATAGTATGACCATGGAGAATAAATATGACCTGATCGTAGTTGGCGGAGGTATTCTAGGAACCTTTCATGCCTACCATGCCATAAAAAAAGGCCTTAAGGTGGCCTTGCTTGAAAAAGACGGAAAGCCCCAAGGCGCCACGGTACGGAATTTTGGCCAGGTAGTACCCTCGGGCATGGACTCCAAATGGCAA is from Zobellia galactanivorans and encodes:
- a CDS encoding aminoacyl-histidine dipeptidase, whose protein sequence is MQITKLEPNAIWHHFEAINTIPRASTKEQEITGFMVAFGKSLNLETSVDAIGNVIIKKPATKRKLDARTVVLQGHLDMVHQKEATSNFDFASQGIEMFVDGDWVKAKETTLGADNGIGVAAIMAVLTSNDIEHPPIEALFTIDEEMGMTGAMALTKEQLQGSVLLNLDSEEDDEITIGCAGGVDVAVDGSYDIKLLDAKEYCLKEIKVGGLTGGHSGVDIHLNRANGILVLTECLEYLISQTDCRLHSVDIGTLTNVIPRNGSAIIAIREDKYELFAQALKDIEQELRRKYQKTDPDLGIEVFRSENTMGVLDIKTQKRLIEAILTMPNGVYAMTEGIEGLVQTSNNIAILNVGQGSYHIGCHTRSSVDGERDELVNKIKGCCPFAKVSENGPYPGWEPKPNSELLALATRCYKELNGELPAIKSIHAGLECGILSGTFPNMQMISFGPNILGAHSPEERLQISSTQKFWKLLVKLLKELD
- a CDS encoding exopolysaccharide biosynthesis polyprenyl glycosylphosphotransferase; translated protein: MTPLTYLEGTNALYYNLAWLIAAFSLNYYPTERRERFETNLGKYFRLLGIFGLAYFALYGFKSNGVYAFEYRATVYLVVCLFITVYRSFFYWVRTKYRLYGGNFTNVVVVGRDKNLKKIRKVFDQPELGYRYKGFFDDRPSVSPTYLGKMNDCFKYVLENDVDYIYCVTSNLSKKELEYLITFADNNLKKLMIIPDNKEIFTRSMSIELYDNIPVLAMRKSPLELEYAPIIKRTFDLLFSSFVILTVLSWLTPILFVLMKLESKGPLFFKQKRHGVNRKPFWCYKFRSMTQNAESDTLMATKNDMRVTRIGRILRKTSIDELPQFINVFLGNMSVVGPRPHMESHTEMYETSIDKYLVRHFVKPGITGLAQIKGYRGEIMKKADIVNRIRFDIFYTESWSLGLDLSIIYFTVVNAIRGEEKAY
- a CDS encoding sensor histidine kinase, coding for MIKPEIPLNEEYRLKALESFHILNTLEEEEYDAITHIAADICNTPMALVSLVDSNRQWFKSHYGIDATETPRDLAFCAHAINAPEDLFVVEDASQDERFHDNPLVTGGPGVQFYAGAPLTTKEGHSIGTLCVIDTKARDNFTDRQKASLKALANQVMAQLELRRQNILQKKINDELSIKNAQLKHFTYRLAHDLKTPLLDISALVGFIKEDYLHLFKNTEIVGWLDTIDNRVGYMDTSFNGIMNYTNIMNDEIELQEFHIETQINEIVKKAGGAATIDLKLENCGHEIVQSLKSFVQIFFELIMNSVKFSERSVTELLIAFSEDNEGYNFTYQDNGPGIPEKYWDKVFVMFETLSFENTMDTGIGLATIKAIVDKLGGKIELGHRPDKRPGVYFYLRLPK
- a CDS encoding purine-cytosine permease family protein, which encodes MAENNQYTNTKVQSKDFTSGWLIALLIAGTGLTLPILYLGSEVALGIGFKGALWAFGISTAVLTLMCLATTRIGNRSRLSTYMILHFSFGRQGAKIMNTIFGITLLGWFSVALELLAIAVADTAFATFSVVLPQWIIILVMGVLITATTFRGIRSLERLANMAVPVLTLFLIYVIYVSFDQGMSFQEVLDFVPENPSMTLFEATSILVGSSILFPVLMADFSRFIYNDKQSMVAVLGITIGFPIALILSAIPSIQTGEVDIIKVMQEFGLVLPAFALLLVSTWVGNACNLYSTALTFSTVKTGWSFQKMTLTSSVLGIIFALLGFSNYLFDFLSFLGVLAPAISSIYIIHFYWVKKQHYELSEIAEWEPKALISWVISSGITVFTYLDIFQLTHAYFIDSFLLGGLTYILLQWKELRKNKA
- a CDS encoding cytosine permease codes for the protein MSNAAEEGVDDYSKTKVPQDKTVHGIHIASIIVGIGVTLPTFFLGAEVAQSIGLSKAFWVFLGVNLVLSVLCGITAIIGNRTRLSTYMLLHFSFGKKGTLLINFLIGITLLGWYAVTVEIFGEALTDAFKHLLDIDVPLYVSIISGSILMTLTSIYGFTVVERFSAIAVPLMIVFLVYVLYVCTNENSIGSLLAIEGNGNMTIIQAISAIVGMTILTPVLMPDFTRFARTDKDSLISVLALAFGFPLILLAGAIPSLATGEIDIMKIMIGLSLTVPAFVILIFSTWTTNTSNLYSTQLTLSTVFKKQKYAVLGLIGSCVATLVAVIGIATHFISLLNVLSILIPPISAIFIADFFFIRNQDYDLKDFDKLPAFGIPAIVSWLVACVVAFLGSYDHITLTAISFFDSFLVAFILYFILKKIWK